The following coding sequences lie in one Pelobacter seleniigenes DSM 18267 genomic window:
- the lysS gene encoding lysine--tRNA ligase: MEELNELLQQRRSKIKSFEEAGVNPFANDFKITATAGQVLELHAADDKDALEDLDKSYRIGGRIMARRDFGKAAFLQVQDGSGRIQVYVARNQVGDDVFENFKKFDIGDIIGVAGAPFRTKTDELSLRASEIRLLTKSLLPLPEKWHGLTDVETRYRQRYLDLIVNPDVREVFRKRGRIVNLIRDYMVANDFLEVETPMMHPVAGGATAKPFVTHHNTLKMDLFLRIAPELYLKRLVVGGFDRVFEINRNFRNEGISIQHNPEFTMMEFYRAYATYHDLMDYTEQLICHVAEQVCGGLVIPYGDREVDLTPPWDRLTLREAIVKYGRVEMEVLNDHEQALNYANSIGLELDKQIGHGKLLTEIFDEVVEPQLWQPTFITEYPTEISPLSRKNDQNPDVVDRFELFVVGRELANAFSELNNPIDQKERFLKQLEEKAKGDEEAHEMDEDYIRALEYGLPPTAGEGIGIDRLVMLLTNSASIRDVILFPQMRPESL; encoded by the coding sequence ATGGAAGAGCTTAACGAATTATTGCAACAGCGGCGCAGCAAGATCAAAAGTTTTGAAGAGGCCGGTGTTAACCCTTTTGCCAATGACTTCAAGATAACCGCCACGGCGGGGCAGGTTTTGGAACTGCACGCCGCAGATGATAAGGACGCCCTTGAGGACCTTGATAAGAGTTATCGCATCGGCGGACGGATCATGGCCCGCCGCGATTTCGGCAAGGCCGCTTTTTTACAGGTTCAGGATGGCAGTGGGCGGATCCAGGTTTATGTCGCTCGCAACCAGGTCGGTGACGACGTTTTTGAAAATTTCAAAAAATTCGATATCGGCGATATCATCGGCGTTGCCGGAGCCCCTTTCCGGACCAAGACCGATGAGCTTTCTCTGCGGGCCAGTGAAATTCGCCTGCTCACCAAATCTCTGTTGCCATTGCCGGAAAAATGGCATGGCCTGACCGATGTCGAAACGCGCTACCGGCAACGCTATCTGGACCTGATTGTCAACCCGGATGTGCGCGAGGTGTTCCGCAAGCGCGGCCGCATCGTGAATCTGATTCGTGATTATATGGTTGCGAATGATTTTCTTGAGGTGGAAACCCCGATGATGCATCCTGTTGCGGGGGGCGCGACGGCGAAACCTTTTGTTACCCATCACAATACGCTCAAGATGGACCTGTTCCTGCGGATTGCTCCTGAGCTTTACCTGAAAAGGCTGGTTGTCGGCGGGTTTGATCGGGTGTTCGAAATCAATCGCAATTTCCGCAATGAAGGGATCTCCATCCAGCACAACCCTGAATTCACCATGATGGAATTTTACCGGGCCTATGCCACCTACCATGATCTCATGGATTATACGGAGCAATTGATCTGTCATGTGGCCGAGCAGGTTTGCGGCGGTCTGGTGATCCCCTATGGCGACCGAGAAGTCGACCTGACTCCGCCCTGGGATCGACTGACCCTGAGAGAGGCGATCGTCAAATACGGTCGGGTCGAAATGGAGGTATTGAACGATCATGAACAGGCGCTCAACTATGCCAATTCCATCGGCCTTGAACTGGACAAACAGATCGGTCACGGTAAACTGTTGACGGAAATTTTCGATGAAGTGGTTGAGCCGCAACTCTGGCAGCCGACTTTTATCACCGAATACCCGACTGAAATATCGCCCCTCAGTCGTAAAAACGACCAGAACCCGGATGTTGTCGATCGGTTTGAGTTGTTTGTTGTCGGGCGCGAACTGGCCAATGCCTTTTCCGAGCTCAACAATCCCATTGATCAGAAAGAACGCTTCCTGAAACAGCTGGAAGAAAAAGCCAAAGGCGACGAAGAAGCGCATGAAATGGATGAAGACTACATTCGTGCTCTTGAGTATGGTTTGCCGCCGACGGCGGGTGAGGGGATCGGGATTGATCGTCTGGTCATGCTGCTGACCAATTCGGCCTCGATTCGTGATGTCATTCTGTTCCCGCAGATGCGTCCCGAATCTCTCTGA
- a CDS encoding ABC transporter permease, protein MLSFIAKRLLLLLPLLVGITLISFAVIHLAPGEPTDIQTQLNPQASTELQERLRVQYGLDQPLYVQYGRWLGRLVQLDFGDSFASDRRPVLDKIIERLPVTIMLNLLSIFLILAVSIPLGVVSAIRRNSGFDRATTIFVFTGFAMPSFWLALLLMDWLGVRVGWLPVSGLKSLGYEYLSWGNQILDRLSHLILPVFISAIGGLAGFSRYMRSNMLEVIRQDYILTARAKGLSERTVIYKHALRNALLPVITILGLAVPGLIGGSVIFETIFAIPGMGKLFYDGVMMRDYPLIMGILVMGAVLTLLGNLLADVCYALADPRIRHGQQQRGPS, encoded by the coding sequence ATGCTGAGTTTTATTGCCAAGCGCCTGTTGTTGCTGTTACCCCTGCTGGTGGGGATCACCTTGATCTCGTTTGCGGTGATTCACCTTGCGCCAGGGGAGCCCACCGATATTCAGACCCAGCTGAATCCGCAAGCCAGTACTGAACTCCAGGAGCGGCTGCGGGTGCAGTACGGTCTGGACCAGCCTTTGTATGTCCAGTACGGACGCTGGCTCGGTCGTCTGGTCCAACTCGATTTCGGCGATTCCTTCGCCAGTGATCGGCGGCCGGTGCTGGACAAAATCATCGAGCGGTTGCCGGTGACGATTATGCTTAACCTGCTCTCGATTTTTTTGATTTTGGCGGTCTCCATCCCCCTTGGGGTGGTGTCCGCTATTCGCAGGAATTCCGGGTTTGACCGGGCCACGACCATTTTCGTGTTTACCGGGTTTGCCATGCCCTCGTTCTGGCTGGCCCTGCTGCTGATGGACTGGCTGGGCGTCCGCGTCGGCTGGTTGCCGGTGTCGGGACTGAAATCCCTTGGTTATGAATACCTGAGTTGGGGTAATCAAATTCTCGATCGACTCAGTCACCTGATCCTGCCGGTCTTTATTTCCGCCATCGGCGGACTGGCCGGGTTCTCCCGCTACATGCGTTCGAATATGCTGGAAGTCATTCGCCAGGACTATATCCTGACCGCTCGTGCCAAAGGCCTGTCGGAGCGGACGGTTATTTATAAGCATGCCCTGCGCAACGCCTTGTTGCCGGTTATTACCATCCTCGGGTTGGCGGTTCCCGGACTGATCGGCGGGAGCGTTATTTTCGAGACCATTTTTGCCATCCCCGGCATGGGGAAGCTGTTTTATGATGGGGTCATGATGCGTGATTATCCTTTGATCATGGGGATTCTGGTCATGGGCGCGGTTCTGACCTTGCTTGGAAATCTGCTTGCGGATGTCTGCTATGCTTTGGCTGACCCACGGATTCGGCATGGTCAGCAGCAACGTGGGCCGTCCTGA
- a CDS encoding tetratricopeptide repeat protein, with the protein MRQLWIIFVLPGLFAVSGCSTGNWAWQQTSQEQVAQPYASEIADPAAKALYAFVEFRLKAAENRWGEALPALERAVFFDPQSDYLKVLLAKTYLHTQKQAQAVTVLTELIERSPENVEARELLGDIYSLEKNYPAAVEQYRKVLELAADNQNVRLRLAMVLSRLDRPEEAIATLETLLEQQPDANIARLALARFYLNQGKVEQARETYRQVLELDPGQQQAIVEYGKLLEKDDPAGALQLYLDAIATNPRAAAVRQQLSQYYLDHGQIEEALAQLQELRWQFPDNLQLLGQIGLLQLDLQNWQSAEKEFRNLLQSTTDQDRYRYYLAMALIGQKRIDEASKELLQVPRRSAVYVQARLQLAYLYNDSERRQQAVATLEDLLAGGADDPEAYYYLVAFLGEGEDFSKAVDYARQGITKHPHDTRLLYQLGVLYEKLDRRSDAVKTMEQILTLDAEHPDALNFLAYDQAETGTDLPLALERAQKAFAKKPSGYIVDTLGWVYYKMGRYAESRKQLEEATRQHPDDPVINEHLGDLYRAMKLWEQAATVYRRVLELDPSTTGVADKLRAVEQEAGQ; encoded by the coding sequence ATGCGTCAGTTATGGATAATTTTTGTGCTTCCGGGACTGTTTGCAGTCAGCGGCTGTTCTACGGGGAACTGGGCCTGGCAGCAGACGTCACAAGAACAGGTTGCCCAGCCTTATGCCTCCGAGATTGCCGATCCTGCGGCAAAGGCCCTCTACGCTTTTGTTGAATTTCGCCTGAAAGCTGCCGAAAACCGCTGGGGCGAGGCCCTTCCTGCTTTGGAACGCGCGGTATTTTTTGATCCGCAGTCCGATTACCTGAAAGTCCTGCTGGCGAAAACCTATCTGCATACCCAAAAACAAGCTCAAGCCGTCACGGTGCTAACCGAGCTGATCGAGCGTTCCCCGGAAAATGTCGAGGCGCGTGAACTGCTGGGAGATATTTACAGCCTGGAGAAGAATTATCCGGCCGCGGTTGAACAATACCGGAAGGTTTTGGAACTGGCTGCGGATAACCAGAATGTCCGGCTGAGGCTGGCCATGGTCCTGTCGCGGCTGGATCGTCCCGAAGAGGCGATAGCGACCCTCGAGACTCTGCTCGAACAACAGCCCGATGCCAATATCGCTCGGCTGGCCCTGGCCCGCTTTTACCTGAACCAGGGGAAGGTTGAGCAGGCGCGGGAAACCTATCGGCAGGTTCTTGAATTAGATCCCGGTCAGCAGCAGGCCATCGTCGAGTACGGCAAACTGCTCGAGAAAGATGATCCCGCCGGAGCTCTCCAGCTGTATTTAGACGCAATAGCGACTAATCCTCGGGCCGCCGCTGTGCGCCAACAACTCTCTCAATATTATCTGGATCATGGTCAGATTGAAGAGGCCTTGGCTCAATTGCAGGAGTTGCGCTGGCAGTTTCCGGACAACCTGCAGCTCCTCGGGCAGATCGGCCTGCTGCAATTGGATCTGCAGAATTGGCAATCAGCAGAAAAAGAATTTCGCAATCTGCTGCAGAGCACCACGGATCAGGACCGTTATCGTTATTACCTGGCGATGGCCTTGATCGGGCAGAAGCGTATTGATGAGGCCAGCAAAGAGCTGCTTCAGGTTCCACGCCGGTCTGCTGTTTATGTTCAGGCCCGGCTTCAGTTGGCCTATCTCTATAATGATTCCGAGCGGCGGCAACAGGCGGTAGCGACATTGGAAGATTTGCTCGCAGGAGGAGCGGATGACCCCGAGGCCTATTATTACCTGGTCGCTTTTCTCGGTGAGGGGGAGGATTTCTCCAAGGCTGTCGATTACGCACGGCAGGGGATAACGAAACACCCCCATGATACCCGGCTGCTCTATCAACTGGGCGTCCTTTATGAAAAGCTCGATCGCCGGTCGGATGCCGTAAAAACCATGGAACAGATTCTTACCCTTGATGCGGAGCATCCCGACGCCCTGAATTTTCTGGCTTATGACCAGGCCGAAACGGGGACCGATTTGCCCCTGGCCCTTGAACGAGCCCAAAAGGCGTTTGCCAAAAAGCCCAGCGGCTATATCGTCGATACCCTTGGCTGGGTTTACTATAAAATGGGACGTTATGCCGAGAGCCGCAAACAGTTGGAGGAAGCCACCCGTCAGCATCCGGATGATCCGGTGATCAACGAACATCTCGGCGACCTGTATCGGGCCATGAAGTTATGGGAGCAGGCCGCTACGGTTTATCGCCGGGTTCTTGAACTCGACCCCTCAACGACCGGTGTGGCAGATAAACTCCGGGCGGTTGAACAGGAGGCCGGACAATGA
- a CDS encoding ABC transporter substrate-binding protein, producing the protein MLCGKSPQLVGIFLVTGFCLLLSGCQKDQGVEHPGLDQNATPVYGDTFIEASIGDANTLLPVLASDSASSEINGLLYNGLVRYDKDLKLEGELAENWEISPDNLTITFHLRKNVLWHDGAPFTSADVKFNYELYVDPHTPTAYAESFRQVESVETPDPYTFIAHYSKPYAPALLSWGMPIHPQHLLAGEDVTKSPLARRPVGTGPYKFNEWQSGEKIVLDANPDYFEGRPYIKRVLYRVIPDLSTQFLELQTGGLDFMGLTPLQYDRQTDTPAFRRLFNKYRYLNFGYAYLGYNLRRPMFQDKRVRQALSYAINKQEIIDGVLLGYGAIATGPYKPDTWVYNPHVHRYPYDPQKARALLAEAGWTDSDGDGILDRKGQKFVFTIVTNQGNDLRSKTGEIIQRRFKEIGIDVKLRVIEWATFLKEFINPGNFDATILGWSGGPEPDQYSVWHSSKTAPGQLNFIGFKNAEVDELLEKGRRVFDQAERKVYYDRFQEILAEEQPYTFLYVPEALPAVSKRFRGIKPAPAGIRYNFIKWYVPKSEQKYTR; encoded by the coding sequence ATGCTCTGCGGCAAGTCGCCCCAACTGGTCGGTATTTTCCTGGTCACAGGGTTTTGTCTATTGCTCAGTGGTTGTCAGAAGGATCAGGGTGTCGAGCATCCAGGGCTTGATCAAAACGCGACCCCGGTCTATGGCGATACCTTTATCGAAGCTTCCATCGGCGATGCCAATACGCTGTTGCCTGTGCTTGCGTCTGACTCAGCTTCCAGCGAGATCAACGGCCTCCTTTATAACGGCCTGGTCCGATATGATAAAGACCTGAAGTTGGAAGGGGAGCTGGCGGAAAACTGGGAAATTTCGCCGGATAACCTGACCATTACTTTCCATCTGCGTAAAAATGTACTCTGGCACGATGGCGCACCGTTTACTTCGGCTGATGTTAAATTCAACTATGAGTTGTATGTGGATCCACACACCCCGACCGCCTATGCTGAATCTTTCCGCCAGGTCGAAAGTGTCGAAACCCCCGATCCCTATACTTTCATCGCACATTATTCGAAACCCTATGCTCCGGCACTGTTGAGCTGGGGCATGCCGATCCATCCGCAACATCTGCTGGCCGGTGAAGATGTCACCAAAAGCCCGCTGGCTCGGCGACCGGTCGGCACCGGACCTTATAAGTTCAATGAATGGCAGAGCGGGGAGAAGATCGTTCTGGACGCCAACCCCGATTATTTCGAGGGGCGCCCCTATATCAAGCGGGTGCTCTACAGGGTGATTCCTGATCTGTCCACCCAGTTTCTGGAACTGCAGACCGGCGGGCTCGATTTTATGGGCTTAACCCCGCTGCAATATGATCGCCAGACCGATACGCCCGCCTTCAGGCGCTTGTTTAACAAGTATCGTTACCTCAATTTCGGCTATGCCTATCTTGGCTACAATCTCCGCCGGCCCATGTTTCAGGATAAGCGGGTCCGCCAGGCTTTGTCTTACGCCATCAACAAGCAGGAAATCATCGACGGAGTGCTGCTCGGTTACGGCGCCATAGCCACCGGACCTTATAAGCCGGATACCTGGGTTTATAATCCACATGTCCACCGTTATCCGTATGACCCGCAGAAAGCTCGTGCCCTGCTGGCGGAGGCCGGCTGGACCGACAGTGACGGTGACGGAATCCTCGACCGTAAAGGGCAGAAGTTCGTCTTCACCATTGTGACCAATCAGGGGAACGACCTGCGGTCGAAAACCGGTGAGATCATTCAGCGGCGCTTTAAGGAGATTGGCATCGATGTCAAATTGCGCGTTATCGAGTGGGCAACGTTTTTGAAGGAATTCATCAATCCTGGGAATTTCGATGCGACGATCCTCGGCTGGAGCGGTGGTCCCGAACCGGATCAGTATAGTGTCTGGCACTCCAGCAAAACCGCACCCGGCCAGCTCAATTTTATCGGGTTTAAAAATGCTGAGGTCGATGAGCTGTTGGAAAAAGGGCGGCGGGTTTTCGATCAGGCCGAGCGAAAGGTCTATTATGACCGGTTTCAGGAGATTCTGGCAGAGGAACAGCCCTATACTTTTCTGTATGTTCCGGAAGCCTTGCCGGCAGTCTCTAAGCGTTTTCGCGGGATCAAACCTGCTCCGGCGGGAATTCGCTATAATTTTATCAAATGGTATGTTCCCAAATCGGAACAGAAATATACCAGGTAG
- a CDS encoding ABC transporter permease, with protein MSQTVGKSSFVRDVVWQRLRHNRMALCGGGIVLLMFVMAGAASLTSSDPAAINISQSLLPPSFAHPLGTDDLGRSVFVRMLYGARISLLVGFVAVGISTLIGIFFGALAGYYGSWVDTVIMRFVDIMLCFPTFFLILAVIAFLDPSIWNIMIVIGLTSWMGVARLIRAEFLSLRQRDFVLAARALGCSDMRLIFRHILPNAMSPVLVSATLGVAGAILTESALSFLGIGVQPPTPSWGNMLIVGKQTLGSAWWLSVFPGLAILLTVLGYNLLGEGIRDALDPRLKE; from the coding sequence TTGAGTCAAACTGTCGGGAAAAGTTCGTTTGTCAGGGATGTGGTCTGGCAGCGTTTGCGGCATAACCGGATGGCATTGTGCGGCGGGGGGATTGTCCTGCTGATGTTTGTAATGGCCGGGGCGGCTTCTTTGACCAGCAGTGACCCGGCGGCCATCAACATCAGCCAGAGTTTGTTGCCACCGAGTTTTGCACATCCATTGGGGACTGATGACCTGGGTCGGAGTGTGTTTGTGCGCATGCTTTACGGAGCGCGGATTTCGCTGCTGGTTGGTTTTGTGGCGGTCGGCATTTCAACCTTGATCGGGATCTTTTTCGGCGCCCTGGCTGGGTATTATGGCAGCTGGGTCGATACGGTCATCATGCGGTTTGTCGATATCATGCTCTGCTTTCCAACCTTTTTTCTGATTCTGGCGGTCATTGCGTTTCTCGATCCCTCAATCTGGAACATCATGATCGTTATCGGTCTGACCAGCTGGATGGGGGTGGCACGCCTGATTCGGGCGGAGTTTTTAAGCTTGCGGCAACGCGATTTCGTCCTTGCAGCGCGGGCCCTGGGCTGCTCTGATATGCGCTTGATCTTCCGGCATATTCTGCCTAATGCCATGTCGCCGGTGCTGGTCTCGGCGACCCTCGGCGTGGCGGGGGCTATTCTCACTGAAAGTGCATTATCGTTTCTTGGTATCGGTGTCCAGCCACCGACCCCGTCCTGGGGCAACATGCTGATTGTCGGCAAACAGACCCTGGGCAGTGCCTGGTGGCTGTCTGTTTTTCCAGGGCTGGCTATCCTGCTAACGGTCCTTGGCTATAATCTGCTCGGGGAGGGGATTCGCGATGCGCTGGACCCCCGGTTAAAAGAATGA
- a CDS encoding lipoprotein-releasing ABC transporter permease subunit, with amino-acid sequence MSYEWFISLRYLRAKRKQTFISVISFISIAGVTLGVGALILVLAVMTGFTDGVRQQILGNVPHVLVQRYGEGISNPDQVVAAALQVPHVVSAAPFVSKEAMLLSKGNVAAVNVKGVGVEHKIFKQKLLTAAGQSAVEAFSAVNPSQPGIVIGLDTASNLGVSVGDTINVIPPLFTITPFGMIPKMKPFKVVAIFEKQSSLVDSFYAYIPLSIAQSFFDSEGLVSGIEIEVDLFARAPEVARVLSKEFGFPYIIRPWQTMYGSFLSALKLEKLGLFIVLGIIVLVAAFNIATTLIMVVMEKSRDIAILRAMGANARSIMKIFLLEGLIIGTLGTGLGTILGVFLADNADSIIKYLERTFGIRIFDQAVYGMDHFPAQIIYSDVIAVMSMAMIICLLATVYPAWRASRMDPAEALRYE; translated from the coding sequence ATGTCCTACGAGTGGTTTATCAGCCTCCGTTACCTGCGTGCCAAGCGGAAGCAAACCTTCATTTCGGTTATCTCCTTCATATCCATTGCCGGAGTGACTCTGGGGGTCGGCGCTCTGATTCTGGTCCTTGCCGTTATGACAGGGTTTACCGACGGGGTGCGGCAACAGATTCTCGGTAATGTTCCCCATGTTCTGGTGCAGCGCTATGGTGAGGGGATCTCCAACCCGGATCAGGTTGTTGCCGCCGCTCTGCAGGTCCCTCATGTTGTTTCCGCTGCGCCGTTCGTCTCTAAGGAGGCGATGCTGCTGTCCAAGGGAAATGTCGCAGCGGTCAATGTCAAGGGCGTTGGGGTTGAGCATAAAATTTTCAAGCAAAAGCTGCTGACCGCGGCCGGTCAATCCGCCGTTGAGGCTTTTTCCGCTGTTAATCCGTCTCAGCCGGGTATTGTTATCGGTCTGGACACTGCCTCAAATCTGGGGGTCAGTGTCGGAGATACCATCAATGTTATCCCCCCGCTATTTACTATCACTCCTTTTGGAATGATCCCCAAAATGAAGCCGTTCAAGGTGGTTGCTATTTTTGAAAAACAGAGCAGCCTGGTGGACAGCTTTTATGCTTATATTCCGCTGTCGATCGCCCAGAGTTTCTTCGATTCCGAAGGGCTGGTCAGTGGTATTGAGATTGAAGTAGATCTTTTCGCAAGAGCTCCGGAAGTGGCCCGGGTTTTAAGTAAGGAATTCGGTTTTCCATATATCATCAGACCCTGGCAGACCATGTACGGCTCCTTTCTTTCCGCTTTGAAGCTTGAAAAACTGGGCTTGTTTATCGTCCTGGGGATCATTGTTCTGGTCGCTGCCTTCAATATTGCCACTACTCTGATTATGGTGGTTATGGAGAAGAGCCGGGATATTGCAATCCTCCGGGCCATGGGGGCCAATGCCCGCAGTATTATGAAAATTTTCCTGCTCGAAGGTCTGATCATCGGCACCCTCGGCACCGGTCTGGGGACCATCCTTGGTGTCTTTCTTGCCGATAACGCGGACAGCATTATCAAATATCTTGAGCGTACCTTCGGCATCCGGATCTTTGATCAAGCGGTCTATGGCATGGATCATTTCCCGGCACAAATTATTTACAGTGATGTAATCGCGGTGATGAGCATGGCTATGATCATCTGTTTGCTGGCCACCGTTTACCCTGCCTGGCGAGCCTCCAGAATGGATCCGGCGGAGGCGTTGCGCTATGA
- the mutM gene encoding bifunctional DNA-formamidopyrimidine glycosylase/DNA-(apurinic or apyrimidinic site) lyase, with translation MPELPEVETTLRGISPHVTGKTILELILRTSRLRFPLDHKLPLLLTGQRVLRVTRRAKYLLLHCDLGTLIIHLGMSGSLRIVPAGTTERKHDHVDLIFSDGNCLRFSDPRKFGAFLFTTEPPEQHRLLQGLGPEPLEAQFDGNYLFDQSRQRKLAIKPFIMDQHVVVGVGNIYANEALFRSGIHPARSAGKISRQRFLTLAEEIKLVLQQSIAAGGTTISDFQQSDGKPGYFKQELTIYGREGDACILCGGPIKCTRLAQRSTYFCPHCQR, from the coding sequence ATGCCCGAATTACCCGAAGTCGAAACCACCCTGCGGGGGATTTCTCCGCATGTGACCGGAAAAACCATTCTTGAACTGATCCTCAGAACGTCTCGTTTACGCTTCCCGCTGGATCACAAGCTGCCGCTGCTGCTAACCGGGCAGCGGGTTTTGCGGGTTACGCGACGAGCGAAATACCTGTTGTTGCATTGTGATCTTGGCACGCTGATCATTCACCTCGGTATGTCCGGGTCGTTGCGCATTGTTCCGGCCGGGACAACGGAACGTAAACACGATCATGTCGATCTTATTTTCAGCGACGGTAACTGCCTGCGGTTCAGCGACCCGCGTAAATTCGGGGCGTTTCTGTTTACCACCGAACCACCCGAACAGCATCGCCTGTTGCAGGGCCTGGGTCCTGAACCGTTGGAGGCTCAGTTTGACGGGAACTATTTGTTCGACCAGTCCCGCCAACGTAAGCTGGCGATCAAACCGTTCATCATGGATCAGCATGTTGTCGTCGGAGTCGGGAATATCTATGCCAATGAAGCGCTGTTTCGCAGCGGTATCCATCCGGCGCGCAGTGCCGGGAAAATCAGCCGGCAACGTTTTCTGACCTTGGCCGAAGAGATCAAGCTGGTGTTGCAGCAATCGATAGCGGCAGGCGGCACAACCATCAGCGATTTTCAACAGAGTGATGGTAAACCCGGGTATTTCAAGCAGGAACTGACGATCTATGGTCGGGAAGGGGACGCCTGCATCCTTTGCGGTGGGCCCATAAAATGTACCCGCCTGGCCCAGCGCTCAACTTATTTCTGTCCACACTGTCAGAGATGA
- a CDS encoding acyl-CoA thioesterase: MQNFRFQFARQVGVADVNYGGHVSNAAVLNFFQDARIAYLTKLGPFSELDLGGCGIIMPEAHVYYHREMFLGDLLTVALRAEPVKRTRIRMFYRVTRQEQLTVEGETLLGCFDYNKRKPCPIPADFLAALVNFEQL, encoded by the coding sequence ATGCAGAATTTTCGCTTTCAATTTGCCCGGCAGGTCGGCGTTGCCGATGTCAATTACGGCGGGCATGTGTCCAATGCCGCGGTGCTCAACTTTTTCCAGGATGCGCGGATTGCTTACCTGACCAAGCTTGGACCGTTTTCCGAATTGGATTTGGGCGGCTGCGGAATCATCATGCCGGAAGCCCACGTTTATTATCATCGGGAGATGTTTCTTGGCGACCTGCTGACGGTTGCGCTTCGCGCCGAGCCGGTTAAGCGCACTCGCATACGGATGTTTTATCGGGTGACTCGACAGGAGCAGCTGACCGTCGAAGGCGAAACCCTGCTGGGCTGTTTTGACTACAACAAGCGTAAACCCTGTCCGATTCCAGCCGATTTTTTAGCGGCGCTGGTGAATTTCGAGCAGCTTTAA
- a CDS encoding LolA family protein, with the protein MRLAWLLLLLVLSACTKPLPPVWTEQPQADQLLARLAEQTSRYQAFDATARVGLTVQGKFMSSQQFLTVERPARLRADVLTGFGQLILQLATDGNTMTVLLNNTVPGRYLYGPATYENLSRFVRIPLRLSDLVSFLLYSPPVNSFSSAVVKAEENQLLLVLSNGTGKQEVIFDSQLRVTEVHYFKGETLELTVAYLEFSDVDDFPRQMKIAVPGQETTVSVTLKEVALNPVIEPSRFQLEKPANIPAEELR; encoded by the coding sequence ATGAGACTGGCCTGGCTGTTGCTGTTGCTGGTGCTGTCTGCTTGCACCAAGCCCCTGCCGCCGGTTTGGACTGAACAACCTCAAGCCGATCAGCTTTTGGCCCGGCTGGCTGAACAAACCAGTCGTTATCAGGCGTTTGACGCGACGGCGCGGGTCGGCTTGACCGTACAGGGAAAGTTTATGTCCTCCCAGCAGTTTTTGACCGTTGAGCGGCCGGCCAGATTAAGGGCGGACGTGTTGACCGGTTTCGGCCAGCTGATTCTCCAGCTGGCGACCGACGGCAATACCATGACGGTATTGCTGAATAATACCGTTCCCGGCCGTTACCTGTATGGCCCCGCAACTTACGAGAACCTGTCCCGGTTTGTCAGAATACCGCTGCGGCTGAGTGATCTGGTGTCCTTTCTGCTCTACTCTCCGCCGGTGAACTCGTTCAGCTCCGCTGTCGTCAAGGCAGAAGAGAATCAGTTGCTGCTGGTTTTGAGCAATGGCACGGGGAAGCAGGAAGTGATCTTTGATTCCCAGCTGCGGGTGACGGAGGTCCATTATTTCAAGGGCGAAACGCTGGAACTGACCGTCGCTTACCTGGAGTTCTCGGATGTTGATGATTTTCCGAGGCAGATGAAAATTGCTGTGCCGGGGCAGGAGACGACGGTTTCGGTGACCCTGAAGGAGGTCGCCTTGAACCCGGTTATCGAACCGAGTCGTTTTCAGCTGGAAAAACCGGCTAATATTCCGGCAGAGGAATTACGGTGA